The Nocardia sp. NBC_01503 sequence ATAAGCTGCGTCGCATGAGCGACCTTCGGACCCCCGGAAAACCCCGCCAGCGCCACCGACCCAGCAAACAGGGAGCCATACTTTCGGAGGAGCTGATCGTCGATACCGCGCTGCGCATGATGCGCGAGCACGGGGCGGGCGGACTCTCGGTACGGCGACTCGGGGCGGCACTGGGCGCGGACCCGTCGGCGCTGTACCGATACTTCAAAGGCACCGATGACCTGCTGCTCGCGGTCGCCGACGAACTCATCGGCCGCACCATGGCGGAGTATGCGCCGACCGGCGATTGGCGGCGGGATCTGCGGACCATAGGTCACCGTATTCGAGATGGATATCTGGACTGCCCGCAGGTTGCCACACTCACCATGTATCGCACCACCGGGCGGGCGAAGGAGGCCGAATCCATCAACACCGTCCTGGGCGTGCTGCGCGGCGCCGGATTCCCGGACGAGGAGGCGGTGCGGCTCTACCACGCGCTCGTGGATCAGGGCATGGCGAGCGCGGCACAGGAATCCTGCTGGAGCGCGATGCCGGAGAGCGCCCGGGCGGCCGAGTATCGGGTCTGGGACGAAATCTACCCGGCGCTCGCTCCGAAAACGTATCCGCATCTGGTCGCCGTCGCACCGCTGCTGCGAGACGAAATGCGCCGCAAATCCTACGATTACGCGCTCGAACTGTTTCTCGATGCCGCCGCCGCCCGGCTCCAGGCGCTGCGACCTCGTAAATCCCGCGCCCGGACCGCGGTTCGGGCCGAATCCGAGCCGGAGCGGCCCGAGTCACCGGCCTGACCGAGTTCAGTTGCCGCCCGCGAGGATTGCCAGCAGCAGCTCCGCGCGCACCCGGGCACTGTCCAGATCGCAGCCGAGCAGGTCCTGCGCGGTGGCGATGCGCTTGCGCAGCGTGTGCCGGTGCACGCCGGTCGCCGCGGCCGCCGCCTCCCACTGACCATTCGCCTCGAGATAGGCGCGTAGTGAGATCAGCAGTTCGGTGCCGTGCGCGGAGTCGTGATCGGTGAGCGGGGTCAGCATCGTCTTGGCCAGGGTGTCCAGCACCTGGCGGGTGGAGTCGAAGGACAGTAGCGATCGGCCGGTGAGCGCACCGAATTCCGATGGCGCACTACCGCGTTCGGCGGCCGCGGCGGCCAGGGAGGCGGCCTCGGTGGCGGTGACCAGCTCGGGCAGCGGATGCTCACCGCTGAGGCCGAAGCGGACCGCACGGCTGGTGCCGGGGGACAGATCGGCGGCGAGTTCGCGAGCGAAGGCGACGGCCGCGACTCCGGGCAACACCACACGGACGCGACGGTCGATCAGATGCAGGAACAGCGGATGCCCCGAGCGCACGGCCATACTCTCGGCGACCGAGCGAATATCGTCGACCGCGTCCAGGGTGTCGCAGTCGGCGGCGAGCACTCGAATACGGCCGGCGGCATCGGCGGCCTGCGCCAGATGCGTCCAGGCGGGGGCCAGGTTGGTCTCATGACTGAGTAATAGGCCCAGCACGGTGCTGTTCAGTCGGTGCTGGGCCTCCCATAGTCGGGCGGGTTTCTCGAAATCCAAGGCCAGCAATGAGTTCGCGTGGCCGAGCAGGATCTGGTCGACGGCGCTGAGCGGGGCGGGGCTGACCACGACCAGGTCTCCGTGCACGCGGCCGCCCACACCGATGCGCTGATGGGTGATCGACTGGCCGTGCACGGTGTGCACGCCGCTGGCGGCCGCCGGATCCGAGGCCAGGGCGGTGCGGACGGTGTGCAGCAGTTCGTCATCGGGGGCGTCGGGGTGCACATCGGTGATTCGCGTATCGGCGTCGAGCACCAGGACGGTCGCGCGCAGTGAGGTGGCCAGTTCCCGAACTATCGCCCGCGCACCGGATCGAACCAGCGCCCGGGTCATGCGGGGCTGGGCCCGCGAGGCGCGCAGTAGCGCGTCGTATTGCAGCTGCGCCGAACGTTCGGTGACCCTCTTGACGATGGCCGCGAACGGGGTCGGCAGCGGCACTTCGAAGAGCGGGATGCCGATATCGTCGGCGGTCCTGATCATGTCTTCCGGTATCTCCGGGTGACTGAGCCCGATTCCGAAACCGACCGCGGCGACGCCTCGTTCATTGAGTCTGCGCAGGTAGGAGGCGCGGGCATCGGGCGTGGCGGGTAATCGCATACCGGTGGTGAGCACCAGTTCGCCACCGGACAGCCAGCGGAAGGGGTTCTCCAATTCGGTGGTGATGACCAGGTCGATGGTGCGGCCGATGCCCGCGGCACCGCCACGCAATGGAATCGCCAGGTCAAGCTGGGACAGAACCCAACTCACCGGTACCGACACAGGACCCCTTTCGCAGATTTGCGAGTGTACAGATTGTCGATGACACGCCCCGGCAATAGCCGTTTCGGCACTCACCTACCGGCGAGTCACGGGGTTGAATCGAACACGGTGTTGAATCGAACACGGGGTTGAATCGACCACAGCGTTGAATTCAAACGCGTGCACACTGTCCGAAAGCACGCACAAAAGCACACCGCGCCTTCCGGGAGATGAACAGTGACCTCAGCATCGAGTCCCGTGCTCCAGAACTACATCGACGGCGAGTTCGTCGCGTCGTCCGGTACTTCAACCCTCGACCTGGTGAATCCGGTCGACGAGAGCGTGGTCGGGCAGGCCCCGATCTCGACCCCCGCCGATGTGGACGCGGCCATGACCGCCGCCGCCCGCGCCTTCACGACCTGGGGAAAGACGACACCGGGTGCGCGCCAGGCGGCGCTTTTGAAGCTGGCCGACGCCATCGAGGCGCACAGCGAGGAAATCGTCGCGGCGCAGTCCCGCAATACCGGACAGCCCAAGGCCGTTATCGCGGCCGAGGAGATCGCGGTCAGCGCCGACCACATTCGCTTCTTCGCCGGGGCCGCAAGACTTTTGGAGGGTCGCGCGGCCGGGGAGTACATGGAGGGATTCACCTCGCATGTGCGCCGCGAACCGATCGGCGTGGTGGGCCAGGTGACGCCGTGGAACTACCCGTTCATGATGGCGATCTGGAAGATCGGTCCCGCGCTCGCCGCCGGGAACACCGTGGTACTCAAGCCGAGTGATACGACACCGGAGAGCACATTGGTGCTGGCCAAGATCTCGAAAGGCATTCTGCCGGACGGAGTTCTGAATATCGTGCTCGGTGACGCGAGCACCGGTGAAGCGATCGTGAATCATCCGACACCCGGTCTGGTGTCGATCACCGGATCGGTGCGCGCGGGTATCGCGGTTGCCGGTGCGGCGGCCACCCAGCTCAAGCGCGCGCACCTGGAGCTCGGCGGTAAGGCCCCGGCCGTGGTGTTCCCGGATGTCGATATCGACGCTGCCGCAAGCACTATCGCCGAGGCGGCGTTCTTCAATGCCGGACAGGACTGCACCGCGGCCACCCGGGTACTGGTGCACGAATCGATTCACGATCAGCTCGTCGACGCGCTGGTGCGCAAGGCCGAGACGGTCAAGCCGGGTCTGCCCGATGATCCCGAGACGTTCTACGGGCCGCTCAACAACGTGAACCATTTCGAAACCGTCATGGGCAAGTTGGCGGCGTTGCCCGGGCACGCCAAGGTCCGTACCGGCGGGCAACGGGTGGGGGAGCGGGGCTTCTTCATCGCGCCGACCGTGATCACCGATGTGCGCCAGGATGATTCGATCGTGCAGGACGAGACCTTCGGGCCGGTGCTGACCGTGCAATCGTTCAGCGATACCGAGCAGGCCATCGAACTGGCCAATGGTGTGCGCTACGGCCTGGCCTCCAGTGTCTGGACCCGCGATCACTCGACCGTCGAATACCTCACCCGCGCACTGGATTTCGGTGCGGTGTGGGTCAACTGCCATATTCCGCTGGTAGCCGAGATGCCACACGGCGGGTTCAAGCAGTCCGGGTACGGCAAGGATCTCTCGATGTACAGCGTCGAGGAGTACACCCGGATAAAGCATGTCATGAGCGCCCACTAGTACGCCGATCCACCGGCAGCCCTTCACTTTTCGACCGGGAGTTCAGCACCGTGACCGAGATCGCCTACCGTCTGCCCCAGCAGCGCATTGTGAGCACGGCGCTATCTACCGGATGCCCATGTCGTATCCGTACCGTGACGAATCGACACTGACGAGTGATAGGCCGCGCAGCGGGTGATTTCGCGCATCGAGAACCAACTCGCTGGCCGCCCTGGAGCAGCTGCGTGCACTCGATTTATGCTCGCGCGCGCGAACTCGAAGCCATCGCCATGCCGCGACTGCGAGCCCTCGCGCAGGAGACCGGCGTTATCGGGGATGTGCGCGGGCGCGGGGCCATGCTCGCCATCGAGATTGTGAAGCCGGGCACGGGATTGCCGGATCCCGTGCTCACCAAGGCGGTGGCGGCGGCCGCGCTCACACGGCGCGTAGTGGTGCTGACCTGCGGCACCTACGGCAATGTGATTCGGCTGCTGCCACCGCTGGTCATCGGCGATGCGCTGTTCATCGAGGGGCTGGGTGTGCTCGCTGAGGCTCTGCGCGCGGAGATCGCCTGAGACTTCAACGACGTCGAGCCGGGGAGCCCTCGCCGGTCCGGCAGCGCTAGGCAGGCTGCCGATAGACCACGGCTACCGGGATCTCACGAGTCGTATTGCGCCGGTAATCGTCGAACTGCGGCATGAGTTCGACCATGCGCTCATACAGGTCGTCGCGCTCGGCGCCGGTCACGAATTCGGCCTTGCCGGTGTAGGTTTCGTCGCCCAGCTCGACCGTCAGCTCGGGATTGGCGCGCAGATTGTGGTACCAGGCCGGATGCTTGTCCGCGCCGCCGTTGGAGGCGATGATCGCGATGCGCTCACCATCGGGGACGTACACCAGCGGGTTGGTGATCTCACGACCCGATTTCGCGCCCGTCGTCGTAATGAGGACCATATTGGTGCGGCCTTCGAACGGCCCGCCGACGCGTCCGCCATTGGCCCGGAACTCTTCGATCACACTGTCGTTGAATGCGTTCATCTCATCCGCCCTCTCGTAGTTACCCCCGCACCAACCTGGGGCGCGGCCGTGAAATTCCGTCTCCGGATGATCATGCCGTAGCGGTGGACAGGACCGTGGCAACCATCTTCCGAACGGCAGCGGGCTCGGGTGGCGTGCCGGTCCGATCGGCGAACAGGAGATGGCCCGCGCCGATGAGCGTGGGGGCGAGGGTGTCGATATCGGCCTGCGGGGTGAGGCGGCCCAGATCCCGTTCGGCGGTGAGATAGTCGGCGATCATGACGGTGGCATCCGAGAGCAGGGGGACGCCTATCGGGCGGCTTCGGCGTAGTCGGATGCGTAGTTCGTCGCGGAAGATGATCAGACTGACAATGGCCACCGCGACCGGGCCGAAGACCTTGGTCACCGCATCGGCGAGGTTCGTGTCGACGGTGCCGGTGCCCGCGGATTCGCGCAGTGTGGCGGCGTCGTGGCCGAGGCGGGCGATGCGGTCGCGGACGAGTTCGGTGAGGAAATCGTCGAAGTCGGAGAAGTGGCGGTGCAGTACGCCTTTCGCGCAGCCCGCCTCATCGGTGACGGCGCGACTGGTGAGCGCGCTCGGCCCGTCCCGCGACAGCACGCGTTCGGCGGCGGCGAACAGTTGTTCGCGGACGTCACGCAGGGCTACGCCGGTCGGCACCGTAAAACCTTCTCTCCCATAGGCACTCGTGCGGCACTCGTTGACGAGTGGGCATGTGCCCACTAGAGTGGGCACATGCCCACAATACCGTATGAACCGGCAGATCACCCCAGGCCGGAGCCGCATTCGCACCGCCAGGTCGCCGAATCATTCGGCGTGGACGCCGGTCGGTACGACCGGACCAGACCGCATTACCCCGAGGCCATGGTGGCGCGCATCGTGAACGAGAGTCCCGGGCGCGAGATGCTCGATATCGGTTGCGGCACAGGCATAGAGGCACGGCAATTTCTGGCGGCGGGATGCACGATCCTGGGCGTCGAACCCGATGCGCGCATGGCGGAGTTCGCCCGCACAACGGGGGTGACGGTCGAACCGGGCCTGTTCGAAAGCTGGGATCCGGCCGGTCGGCAATTCGATGCGGTCATCTCCGGGCAAGCGTGGCACTGGGTCGATCCGGTGGCCGGAGCCGAGAAGGCCGCGGCGGTCCTGCGGCCGCACGGCAGGTTCGCCGCCTTCTGGAATGCCGCCGAACCGCCCGCCGAGATCACCGAGGCGTTCATTACGGCGTTCCGGCGCGCACTACCCGACTCGCCGTTCGATGTCGCGGCAATGCGGTTGGGCCGCAAGGGATATCCGGCGTTGACAGATCGGGCGATCGACGGCATTCGCAAGTCGGGCCTGTTCGCGGAGCCGGAACTATGGAGATTCGACTGGGAGCGGTCCTACACCCGGGCCGAATGGTTGGATGTCCTACCCACTCAGGGCGCGCTCACCCGACTCACAGCGGAGCCGCTCGCCGATGTCCTGAACGAGGTCGGCGAGGCGATCGACGCACTCGGCGGCAGCTTCACCGTGCGGTACGCGGCCGTTGTCGTCACCGCGACCCGCGACTGAGAGTCGCTTGAACTCGTACGCGCCTAATCGCTTTCGAAGCCGTGGGCCTGGGCGACCAGATCGTAGAAGGCCCAGACACCGCCGGTGTGATACGAGTCCGGATGCTCCGAGCCGCCCGTGAAGGGATAGGGGGTCGCGATATAGACCTCGCCGTCATTGAGCGGCCCGAGGCGGCGGCGAATGGCCGCAACGTGTTGGGGTTGAAGGATGTAGGTGATGAAGTCGGGGTCGAACAGCACTCGATCCACGAAAGCGGAGATATCGCTGAAGACGCCGTAGTCCTTGGTGCCGGGGAAGTACGGGTCCAGGACGCCGTATTCGCCGGTGCGAGTACTCATGAGAAAGGCGTGCCCGAGGTCGGTGTAGCCGACGACACGGTCGAACCGGGGGAACTGAGGTGCCCAGGCCGGCATCACCTGATCCAGGTGATGCGGTCCGACGAGTTTGAAGTGCACGCTGGTCACTGGCTTCATCCAACCAGAGGGGTCGCGCATCACCGCGGGTGGCATCCCCGAGCCGTGCTGCCGAGAACTCCGCAGTGGATTCGGGTCACTCGGCTTCGTGGGCGGCTTCGTAGTCTGCTTCGAAGTGGCGCTCGCGACGGCTTTCGCGCACCTTCCAGACGATCAGTCCGATAATGATCACGACGGCGACACCGATGGCGATATCGCGGCCGACGGTTTTGGCGACCCGCTCGTAGGAGTTGCCCGCGACGAAGCCCAGGACCACGAAGGTTGCGCCCCAGACGATTCCACCGAAGGCATTGAAGGCCAGAAAGCGGCGGTAGGGCATTTTCGAGGTGCCCGCCAGGGCGGGCATCATGGCGCGGAAGAAGGCGGTGAAGCGCCCGAAGAAGACCGCCCACCCGCCGCGCTTGGCC is a genomic window containing:
- a CDS encoding PucR family transcriptional regulator, with product MSVPVSWVLSQLDLAIPLRGGAAGIGRTIDLVITTELENPFRWLSGGELVLTTGMRLPATPDARASYLRRLNERGVAAVGFGIGLSHPEIPEDMIRTADDIGIPLFEVPLPTPFAAIVKRVTERSAQLQYDALLRASRAQPRMTRALVRSGARAIVRELATSLRATVLVLDADTRITDVHPDAPDDELLHTVRTALASDPAAASGVHTVHGQSITHQRIGVGGRVHGDLVVVSPAPLSAVDQILLGHANSLLALDFEKPARLWEAQHRLNSTVLGLLLSHETNLAPAWTHLAQAADAAGRIRVLAADCDTLDAVDDIRSVAESMAVRSGHPLFLHLIDRRVRVVLPGVAAVAFARELAADLSPGTSRAVRFGLSGEHPLPELVTATEAASLAAAAAERGSAPSEFGALTGRSLLSFDSTRQVLDTLAKTMLTPLTDHDSAHGTELLISLRAYLEANGQWEAAAAATGVHRHTLRKRIATAQDLLGCDLDSARVRAELLLAILAGGN
- a CDS encoding DedA family protein — translated: MNSLLHRILDIAPVWIYVIVTALVFVEDAIFVGFVVPGETAAVLGGVAASQGHVQLWAMILLVVIAAIVGDSVGYEVGKKVGPRLLGVRMLDKHRGRVEQAQDFLAKRGGWAVFFGRFTAFFRAMMPALAGTSKMPYRRFLAFNAFGGIVWGATFVVLGFVAGNSYERVAKTVGRDIAIGVAVVIIIGLIVWKVRESRRERHFEADYEAAHEAE
- a CDS encoding TetR/AcrR family transcriptional regulator, producing MPTGVALRDVREQLFAAAERVLSRDGPSALTSRAVTDEAGCAKGVLHRHFSDFDDFLTELVRDRIARLGHDAATLRESAGTGTVDTNLADAVTKVFGPVAVAIVSLIIFRDELRIRLRRSRPIGVPLLSDATVMIADYLTAERDLGRLTPQADIDTLAPTLIGAGHLLFADRTGTPPEPAAVRKMVATVLSTATA
- a CDS encoding nitroreductase family deazaflavin-dependent oxidoreductase, whose translation is MNAFNDSVIEEFRANGGRVGGPFEGRTNMVLITTTGAKSGREITNPLVYVPDGERIAIIASNGGADKHPAWYHNLRANPELTVELGDETYTGKAEFVTGAERDDLYERMVELMPQFDDYRRNTTREIPVAVVYRQPA
- a CDS encoding class I SAM-dependent methyltransferase, coding for MPTIPYEPADHPRPEPHSHRQVAESFGVDAGRYDRTRPHYPEAMVARIVNESPGREMLDIGCGTGIEARQFLAAGCTILGVEPDARMAEFARTTGVTVEPGLFESWDPAGRQFDAVISGQAWHWVDPVAGAEKAAAVLRPHGRFAAFWNAAEPPAEITEAFITAFRRALPDSPFDVAAMRLGRKGYPALTDRAIDGIRKSGLFAEPELWRFDWERSYTRAEWLDVLPTQGALTRLTAEPLADVLNEVGEAIDALGGSFTVRYAAVVVTATRD
- a CDS encoding aminobutyraldehyde dehydrogenase, whose protein sequence is MTSASSPVLQNYIDGEFVASSGTSTLDLVNPVDESVVGQAPISTPADVDAAMTAAARAFTTWGKTTPGARQAALLKLADAIEAHSEEIVAAQSRNTGQPKAVIAAEEIAVSADHIRFFAGAARLLEGRAAGEYMEGFTSHVRREPIGVVGQVTPWNYPFMMAIWKIGPALAAGNTVVLKPSDTTPESTLVLAKISKGILPDGVLNIVLGDASTGEAIVNHPTPGLVSITGSVRAGIAVAGAAATQLKRAHLELGGKAPAVVFPDVDIDAAASTIAEAAFFNAGQDCTAATRVLVHESIHDQLVDALVRKAETVKPGLPDDPETFYGPLNNVNHFETVMGKLAALPGHAKVRTGGQRVGERGFFIAPTVITDVRQDDSIVQDETFGPVLTVQSFSDTEQAIELANGVRYGLASSVWTRDHSTVEYLTRALDFGAVWVNCHIPLVAEMPHGGFKQSGYGKDLSMYSVEEYTRIKHVMSAH
- a CDS encoding TetR/AcrR family transcriptional regulator, producing the protein MSDLRTPGKPRQRHRPSKQGAILSEELIVDTALRMMREHGAGGLSVRRLGAALGADPSALYRYFKGTDDLLLAVADELIGRTMAEYAPTGDWRRDLRTIGHRIRDGYLDCPQVATLTMYRTTGRAKEAESINTVLGVLRGAGFPDEEAVRLYHALVDQGMASAAQESCWSAMPESARAAEYRVWDEIYPALAPKTYPHLVAVAPLLRDEMRRKSYDYALELFLDAAAARLQALRPRKSRARTAVRAESEPERPESPA